In Massilia violaceinigra, one DNA window encodes the following:
- a CDS encoding ABC transporter permease: MLAYILRRLWQMLPTMAGVVLLVFILFNWIGGDPAYLLAGKMSDAAEIENIRRQLGTDQPMHVQLWIFVKQIVTFDFGNAWSTGEPVSRIIASRLGPSLTVLIPLTVLETVIGIALALAVAFVRGSLTDRAVMIACTVGMSVSILVYIIAFQYGLAYKMGLFPVQGWGTGLGENLLRYAALPVLIGLAVSIAPTLRLYRSFVLDEVHQDYVRTARAKGLSERRIMWVHVLRNAAIPIITHVMANLPALLIGAFLLERFFGIPGIGREVILAVERSDFPVIKAITVYVAAATMVFNLLADLLYKAVDPRVQLA, from the coding sequence ATGCTTGCCTATATCCTGCGCCGCCTGTGGCAGATGCTGCCCACCATGGCCGGCGTCGTGCTGCTGGTGTTTATCTTGTTTAACTGGATCGGCGGCGATCCCGCGTATCTGCTCGCCGGCAAGATGTCCGATGCCGCCGAGATCGAGAATATCCGGCGCCAGCTCGGCACCGACCAGCCGATGCATGTGCAGCTGTGGATCTTCGTCAAACAGATCGTGACCTTTGATTTCGGCAACGCCTGGAGCACTGGCGAGCCGGTCTCGCGCATCATCGCCAGCCGGCTGGGGCCGTCGCTGACGGTGCTCATTCCCCTGACCGTGCTCGAGACCGTGATCGGCATCGCGCTGGCGCTGGCCGTGGCGTTCGTGCGCGGCTCGCTGACCGACCGCGCGGTGATGATTGCCTGCACGGTCGGCATGTCGGTCAGCATTTTGGTGTACATCATCGCCTTCCAGTACGGCCTGGCCTACAAGATGGGCCTGTTCCCGGTGCAGGGCTGGGGCACGGGGCTGGGCGAGAATCTGCTGCGCTATGCGGCGCTGCCGGTGCTGATCGGGCTGGCGGTGTCGATCGCGCCGACCCTGCGCCTGTACCGCAGTTTCGTGCTCGACGAAGTGCACCAGGACTATGTGCGCACGGCGCGCGCCAAGGGCTTGTCCGAGCGGCGCATCATGTGGGTGCACGTGCTGCGCAATGCCGCCATCCCCATCATCACGCACGTGATGGCGAACCTGCCGGCGCTGCTGATCGGCGCGTTTTTGCTGGAACGGTTCTTCGGCATTCCCGGCATCGGGCGCGAAGTCATTCTGGCGGTCGAGCGCAGCGATTTTCCGGTGATCAAGGCGATTACCGTGTACGTGGCCGCCGCCACCATGGTGTTCAATTTGCTGGCCGACCTGCTGTACAAGGCGGTCGATCCGCGCGTGCAGCTCGCATGA